Genomic window (Natronospira proteinivora):
GCCGGCTTATCGGCCCATTGATTGCGCGCGTAGTGACGCAATTCATGGTCATCCCGGCGATAGGCCATATGGGCGGAGTCATAGGCCGGATGGCTGCTGGGCATGGCCACCTGAATGGCTTCAAAGGGCTGCTTGGACAGGGGCGCGAGCTCACCACGCCATTCCAGCAAATGGGTGCTGGGTGCGCTCTCCTGCTCCGGCAGAATGGTGCAGGCGGACAACAGCAGCAGGCCAAGCAAGGCCGGCATCATCATTTGAAGGCGATTCATGGGCTTCCCCTTATTGTTCACCCGGGCCCGGTTCCCGGCGAGGTGGACCGAACAACAATTGATTGGGTTCGTCGGACAGCTGTTCGCTCAGGCGGCTCATGCGATCACTCAGCTGCTGGAGCTGACGCAACAAGGCATCCATCTCCCGCAAGGTATGGCGATTGACGATATCCAGGGTCTGTTCACCTTCTCCAGCCAGGCGGGAGACATCATCCGCCGCTCGCTCCACGGAATCACTGAAACGCTCCACGCCCAGCAGGGCGGCATCCAGTCGATCCAGGGTCTCGGGCAGACGATCGGCCAGCAATTCCCCGGCTTCGGCCATATCCGCCGCCCCCGCCAGCACCCGATCCATCTCTTCACTGTTGCGGGCCAGAGTACCGCTGAAGGTCTCCAGATGATGCAGGGTCTCGGCCAGGGCATCGATATTGTCATCACTCAGCAGGCGGGTGAGCTGGCGGGCTGCGGTATCCACCGCCGCCAGACCTTCATCCACACTGCCATCCACCCGCGCCCAGAAGGAGGGACGGGACTGGATCACCGGATAGGGTTCACCCTCCGGCGTCTCAAGGGGCGCGGCATCCGCTTCACCGGATTCCAGCTCCAGGCGCATGCTTCCCATGGCCCCCTGGGTTCTGAGCACCGCCCGGGTATCGGTGCGGATGGGCACATCCGCCTCGATCTCCAGCGTCAAACGCACTCGGCTGGGGTTATCCGGGTCCAGGGCCAGCTCGCTCACCCGACCCACCGGCACCCCTTGGAAAAGCACCCGGGAGTTCTCCCCCAGGCCGGAGACCGACTCCTCCAGATAGACCGTGTAGTGCCGGGTTTCACCCTGGCGAAGTTCCCCGGCAATCCAGAGCCCCAGGGCCACTGCCGCTACGGTGAAAATCACCACGAACAGGCCGATCAGGGTATGGTTGCTGCGTGTTTCCATCAGGCCTCCTTCGGCCGGCGTCGATCAGAGAAGTACCGTGCCACTTCGGGCTGCTCGGATTGACTCAGACGGGCAATGGGCCCGGTTTCCAGAACCCTTCCCTGCCCCAGATAAACCACCCGGTCGGTCACCTGCCAGAGGGCATCCAGGTCATGGGTCACCATGAGCACGGTAAGACCCAGCAGGTCGCTCAACTCCAGAATCAAATCATCAAAGGCTGCAGCATTAATCGGATCCAGGCCCGCGGTGGGCTCATCCAGGATCAACAGGGCCGGATCCATGATCAGGGCCCGGGCCAGCGAGGCCCGGCGAATCATGCCGCCGCTCAACTCATTACTATAGCGCCCGGCCACCTCCGGTCCGAGGCCCGCCATGCGCAACTTGATCAAGGCCAGTTCCTCAATCACCGCAGAAGACAGCCGGGTGTGCTCCCGCAATGGCAAAGCCACATTCTCCAGTATGGTCAAACCGCCGAACAGGGCACCGTTCTGAAACAGCATGCCGATCTGCTGGCGGCGAGCACGCAGCCGGGCCTCATCGACGCCGATCATTCCCTGGCCCATCAGCTTGACGCTGCCGGCGGTGGGCTGATGCAAAGCCAACAGAGTACGAAGCAGCACGGTCTTGCCGGTGCCGCTGCCACCCACCAGCCCCAGGGTCTCTCCCTGCCAGACGTCCAGATCCAGACCATCGTGAACACGATGGTTACCGAACTGGTTCACCAGCCCCCGTACCTGAATCACCGCTGTATTCTCATCCATGATTACAGCCCCAGTATATTGAACAGGATGGAAAAGAAGGCATTGATCACGATCACCGCAAAGATGGCCTGTACCACGGCAGTGGTGGTGGCCCGCCCCACTCCTTCGGCGCCCCGCTCCACCCGGAGCCCCTGGCGGCAGCCGATAATGGCAATCACCACGGCAAACACCGGCGCCTTGATCAGGCCCAGCCAGAGATGGCGATGCCCCATCCCCTCGGGCAGACGACGCAGGAAATCCATCAGCGACAGATCATAGGCCAGCCAGTTCACCACCACGCCGCCCAGCATGCCGGTGAGATTGGCCAGCACGGTAAGCAGGGGAACCGCCACTACCAGCGCCAGCAGCTTGGGCAGCACCATCATGTCGAAAGGACTGATGCCCAGGGTTTTCAAGGCATCAATCTCTTCATTAATCTTCATGGTGCCCAACTGGGCGGCATAGGCCGAGGCGGTTCGCCCAGCCACCACAATGGCCACCACCAGGGGCCCCAGCTCCCGCAAGATGGTACTGCTCAACAGCTCCGGCAATACCGCCGTGGCCCCATACTCCTCCAGGCTGGTGGTGAGCTGGTAGGCAATCACAATCCCCACCAGAAAGCTCAACAACCCCACGATGGGCAAAGCATTGACCCCGGCCTGTTCCAATTCCGACATGAATCGCCGCCCCCGAAGACGCCAGGGCCGGAGCAGACGGGGCAGCAAGGCCTGGGCGGTCTCGCCGATAAAGGCCAGAGAGTCGAGCAATTCCCGAGCATGCTGTTCACTGAGCCGACCCAGGCGGGCCAGAGGATTATCCGGGGCCGCCTGCTGCTCGGAGGCGGTCTGGACCGCCTCGGCCAACTCAAACAGGCGTTGATGGGAGGGGGAGAATTGCAGGGCAACCGAGGCGCCTTTGGCTTCGGCGGCCTCCACCCAGCGGCGCAGGATGCGGGCACCGGCCAGATCCAGCTGGTCCAGGCCACGGGCATCCAGGGTCAACGTGCCGGCCGCCGATGGCGGCGGGGGCATCTCCGTCTCCACCACCCCCAGTGACGCCAGTCGCCAATCACCCTCGCAGGTGAGCTGATTCCGCTGAAAACGGACCTTCGCCTTCATGGCAATCCCTGATCCTGATCCCCGAATGCAGTCAGTTTATCAGGAACTGTCCTGATGGATGACTTGAGCCGACACGGCACCAAGGCCATGATGAATGGTCACAGTCATCACAACCCTAGCCAGGAGAACGATTGTGCGTAATCCGTCCCGCGTGCTGATCTGGATGGCCCTGTTTCTCGGCGCCGTGGCCCTGATCGCCCTGCTGCTGATGGAACCGCTCCGCCAGGCCTTCTTGGCCAACCCCATCTTCAACGGCCTGATTCTGGCCGTGCTGGCAGTGGGCATTCTCATCAACGCCCGTCAGGTGCTGGTCCTGCAGCCGGAGCTGAACTGGCTGAAAGCCTTCCGCCGGGGCGAACGTGGCACGGTAAAACGCCCACCCAGCCGCCTGCTGGGTTCCATGGCACAGATGCTCACGGGCCGTTCGGCGGACAACCTCAGCCTTTCCACCCTTTCCCTGCGTACCCTGCTGGACGGCGTCCGGGCTCGACTGGATGAATCCCGGGACCTGTCCCGTTATTTCATCGGGCTGCTGGTCTTTCTGGGGCTGCTAGGGACCTTCTG
Coding sequences:
- a CDS encoding MlaD family protein, encoding METRSNHTLIGLFVVIFTVAAVALGLWIAGELRQGETRHYTVYLEESVSGLGENSRVLFQGVPVGRVSELALDPDNPSRVRLTLEIEADVPIRTDTRAVLRTQGAMGSMRLELESGEADAAPLETPEGEPYPVIQSRPSFWARVDGSVDEGLAAVDTAARQLTRLLSDDNIDALAETLHHLETFSGTLARNSEEMDRVLAGAADMAEAGELLADRLPETLDRLDAALLGVERFSDSVERAADDVSRLAGEGEQTLDIVNRHTLREMDALLRQLQQLSDRMSRLSEQLSDEPNQLLFGPPRREPGPGEQ
- a CDS encoding ABC transporter ATP-binding protein; amino-acid sequence: MDENTAVIQVRGLVNQFGNHRVHDGLDLDVWQGETLGLVGGSGTGKTVLLRTLLALHQPTAGSVKLMGQGMIGVDEARLRARRQQIGMLFQNGALFGGLTILENVALPLREHTRLSSAVIEELALIKLRMAGLGPEVAGRYSNELSGGMIRRASLARALIMDPALLILDEPTAGLDPINAAAFDDLILELSDLLGLTVLMVTHDLDALWQVTDRVVYLGQGRVLETGPIARLSQSEQPEVARYFSDRRRPKEA
- a CDS encoding MlaE family ABC transporter permease, with the protein product MKAKVRFQRNQLTCEGDWRLASLGVVETEMPPPPSAAGTLTLDARGLDQLDLAGARILRRWVEAAEAKGASVALQFSPSHQRLFELAEAVQTASEQQAAPDNPLARLGRLSEQHARELLDSLAFIGETAQALLPRLLRPWRLRGRRFMSELEQAGVNALPIVGLLSFLVGIVIAYQLTTSLEEYGATAVLPELLSSTILRELGPLVVAIVVAGRTASAYAAQLGTMKINEEIDALKTLGISPFDMMVLPKLLALVVAVPLLTVLANLTGMLGGVVVNWLAYDLSLMDFLRRLPEGMGHRHLWLGLIKAPVFAVVIAIIGCRQGLRVERGAEGVGRATTTAVVQAIFAVIVINAFFSILFNILGL